A genome region from Bdellovibrionota bacterium includes the following:
- a CDS encoding DUF429 domain-containing protein: protein MSGKRLSGSKSQRGRSRNIDSKKANLEVARFVGVSLSGGKNDKTCITSLEYYPQHHKIFLKDIKDKIPSEDEVSQDKFLLDILNKADRNLKYITIDSPLALPFCLTHKCGGVEKCKAPTTKWQWAHYLKHKKKKKNLKLFTPYTERCVERYVNYELEEFFEMPEALGANKAPLTVRSVYLKSKIKKKLLEVFPKISVWRIGTLFKISKNDLKNYRHSVHGKECRAVFLQTLIEKDLLFIYDQDLHKLIENPNAFESMVCALTGYLKYKGQCEKPPKNFPIQEGWIEFPLENFNF from the coding sequence ATGTCAGGAAAAAGGCTTTCAGGTTCTAAAAGCCAACGTGGTAGATCACGGAATATCGATTCAAAGAAAGCAAACTTAGAGGTTGCTCGATTTGTTGGAGTTTCGTTGTCTGGTGGAAAAAATGATAAAACTTGCATCACAAGTCTTGAATACTATCCCCAACATCACAAAATATTTCTAAAAGATATCAAAGATAAAATTCCTTCAGAAGATGAAGTATCTCAAGATAAGTTTCTATTGGATATACTAAATAAAGCCGATCGAAACTTAAAGTACATCACCATCGATAGCCCTCTCGCGCTGCCATTTTGTTTAACTCACAAGTGCGGTGGTGTAGAGAAATGCAAAGCACCTACGACCAAGTGGCAATGGGCTCATTATTTAAAGCACAAAAAGAAAAAAAAGAATCTGAAGTTATTTACTCCTTACACCGAGAGGTGTGTTGAGCGCTATGTGAATTATGAGCTAGAAGAGTTCTTTGAAATGCCCGAGGCTCTCGGAGCAAATAAAGCTCCGCTCACAGTCCGAAGCGTATATCTGAAATCTAAAATCAAAAAAAAGCTTCTTGAAGTATTTCCAAAAATTTCTGTTTGGAGAATCGGTACGTTATTTAAAATTTCAAAAAATGATCTTAAAAATTATCGCCATTCTGTTCACGGGAAAGAGTGTCGCGCCGTATTCCTACAAACGCTCATCGAAAAAGATTTATTATTTATTTACGATCAGGATTTGCATAAGCTGATTGAAAATCCCAATGCCTTTGAGTCCATGGTTTGTGCGCTGACAGGCTATTTAAAATACAAAGGCCAGTGTGAAAAGCCACCAAAGAACTTCCCTATACAGGAAGGTTGGATCGAGTTCCCCCTCGAGAATTTTAATTTTTAA